GACCTAAACCGCATAGAAGAAATCCATTGTCTCTCAGAATATGAACCTCTTGTTCAGCCAAACCGCCTTCAGGTCCAAAAACCATGAGTAGAGATTCTCCAGGTTTAATTTGATTTAGAGTTGAAGAAAAAACAGAAACTTCACCATTCCTGCTTTCATCTTCAAAAGCTGCTAATTTATATTGAAATTTATTCGACTCAGCAAGCAATTCCTTAAAACTTAATGGTTTTACTACCTCTGGAACATGCTGACGATGGGATTGTTCTGCAGCCTCTTTCGCAATCTTTCGCCATCTTTCGACTTTTTTTTCAGACTTTTTTTCATCCCATTTTACAACCGAGCGTGAAGCTGAAAATGGAATAAATTGATGCGCTCCCAGCTCAGTTCCTTTTTGAATGATCCATTCCAGCTTATCACCTTTGGGAAGTCCACTGGCAATCGTCACAGAAATCGGGAGCTCTGAATGCTCTTCACTCCATTGTACAACGTCTGCAACGACTCTTTCATCGGTAATTTCTGCAAGCGTGCATACAGCCTGATTACCATCCGGGTCGACACAAATAATTTCATCCCCCGGCTGCATCCGCATAACTTTTACGATATGATGATAGTCATCTTCATCGATGAAAAATCGCCCATTATTTGCCCGCTGTTTAACAAAGTAGCGTTGCACACGATGCACCCTTTCCTTTAAACAATTTATTGATTTTTGACCTTGTTAGTGACAACTGTTGAAATCATCTCCCATCAAC
Above is a genomic segment from Neobacillus endophyticus containing:
- a CDS encoding 16S rRNA (uracil(1498)-N(3))-methyltransferase; this translates as MQRYFVKQRANNGRFFIDEDDYHHIVKVMRMQPGDEIICVDPDGNQAVCTLAEITDERVVADVVQWSEEHSELPISVTIASGLPKGDKLEWIIQKGTELGAHQFIPFSASRSVVKWDEKKSEKKVERWRKIAKEAAEQSHRQHVPEVVKPLSFKELLAESNKFQYKLAAFEDESRNGEVSVFSSTLNQIKPGESLLMVFGPEGGLAEQEVHILRDNGFLLCGLGPRILRTETAPLYSLAAISYHFELLR